TTAAATGAAATGTAACACTGCTTCAGCATCATACACGTCTCTTGATACACCTGAGTGAACTCACCTGCACATATTCCCTGCTCTTCactgaaatgtataaaaatgtaacaaTCATAGAGGAGTAAAATTGTGAAATCAATGAACCTGAGAAAACCTTAATTGCATAAATACATGGTGTTTGGAAATTTACATCCAACTTATAATTGGACAATAtgtaaggaataaggaatcattctttgagtataatgaagtgataatttcggtcagggcgTGGTCAAACccgaagggcttaatgatagatTTGGCCACGCTCCGATCTAAATTATCAActcattatattcaaagaatgattctttattacttatatctatattatttccaattcctacactttaaaacaacatttttaaaaccactatttttttatgtaagcACATATTATGTAGTATTACTACGCGCCgtagccaataccgtttttcatATATGCTATAAAACACAcccattttgtgtcgctcatCTTTTAAGAAATTATTGGGTTATATGCTTCAAGATTGATTCGTAattttatcacagacaaagacagttgaaaatgtaatatTAGTATATAATGACTGCCTTTACAAGCAACCTAGAAAATAAACTTGCACATACTTGTTTAATGTGTTTTCCTCCCACTTTTTCAACAAGACTCTAGTGGCTACCTCATCGTGGTTGTTGGATAAAAGAGTTAACTCCAGAACTAGGGGATCCTGGTCAGGAAACTCCTGCAGCAGCCTCCGTTTCACTGTTGTTTACAAAGCCATTACATGTGTATAAGCATATACATAGAAGTTAAAAAGCTATTCAATTCATTCAAAGAGGAAGAATTtggttgatatacatgtatattgaataaacTTTTCAATTGATGCTCGTAGAAAGAGTTTTTTCAATACACTAAGAATTTCTTACTTTTTCTCTTATCCTCTGTTGACATTTCCTGACTTTTGACATGGTCCCTTTGTTTCTTGGAGTTTGAAGGAGATGCTGATGGTGTTCTTTGCTCTGTAGTCACTTTAGCGTTTGTTGTTGGATTCAATCCAGAAAACTTCTGTCGAGACAAAGGGGAGATTGAGTGATTTGTAGTTGTTACAGAGTTTGCTTTACTCTGGTCATCCCTAAGTTTGTTTGCTGTACTGGAATCCTGCTGATTTTCTCCCCGTGACTTCATTGTTACATTTTCTCCCCGTGActtcattgttacatgtacctcCGAGATGTGCTGATCGGTAATGTACTTTGGGGACTCACTCTGGTTGTGGTTTCTTGGCATTGGCTGTAAATTTTGTGGAAACTCGTTTTGATGATGGTTTGGAGTAGGTTGAGATCCACATTGGTCTGCTTTCATTGAATGTTGGTTTGGCAGTGCCTGTTGTAAATTATGTCTGCCATGGGGTGCCTGGTTTTGATTAAGTTGGCCAGGCAGTGCTTTATGTTGATATTTTGCAGACAGATGAGGACTGCTATGACCACAAAattttggattttgattttgaaacaaaGAGGGCCATGGCTGTAGTTGCCTTGGAGAAGACTCTGTACTCTGTTGTTGCTTGGGAGAGACAGGGGGCTGTTGCCCTGGTGATGACCTCTGAGGGTTAGGAGACACTGGCTGTTGCTGGCCATCCTGATTTTTGAGAGAGGAATTCTTTCCATCTTTTCCATGATCCACATTGTCGTAAGGGCTTAGCTCTGGGGTCTTAGTACTGGCCACTTCTTTGAATCCCATGGAAACTAAGGTCAATTTAGCTCTAGTGTGGTTGTTCTTGCAACTAAAAACAGTCAATCATCTTGAACAGCACATATTTTAAACAGACAATTAACCCCACCTTtctaaataatattaattaatttaatgcaTGAATGTCCAAcagttaatgaaaaaatataacctACATACTGTTTTAAAAGTGCCATGCAGTGATCGAAATATCTTTAATGCAGTACTTAACTTATTTAGTGGTAAATATACAAGTTAATGAAAATCACTTATACATCTAACTGAAGTAGATTAAATGTGATCAATACAATCCCTGAGCTGGTACCTGGTCAGCACGGCTTTGAGGACATCTTGACTGGTGTCAGGAAAGGCCCTCTGTAAGAGCTGGACCGAGGACCCCAGACCGACATCTGATTGGTCAGTGACTGGGCGATTCACCACCTGGATCATAGGTCATAGTTAGACCTCAGtgaattagaaccattttaacaattaagaccttggactttcggtaggacgtCACTGTGTTTTTCTTGCATCAAAGCAAGTTAACAATGACGCTGCTTTTAAATGAATCAAAAAGCCAttgctgagtggccagcaatgaaatagacaggcctacgtcacattgccgtttgacacaactacccaaattCCAggcaagctcttgttaaaatggttctatattgGTTTGCATGGTCAAAACAATTTAGATCTAACAGCTATCAGTCATGAAATAGCTCCattaatacaaatgtacatgaatGAAACAAAAAGATCAACACGAAAATCAGTCTTTCTTCTTTATGCCTAAAAAAGGAGAAGTGAGGGGCTCTTTCTGACAATAGACTGGAACAGATTACTTGGAAAAAACTCAATGACTTGGATCGGTTGGATTGTTGACATATAATGCAGTATTTGAGACATGTTTGATAAGTTTTCATATTTGTGGCATGAGACTGACTCAAATGAGGAATTATTGTTCAGTAGAATGAAGTACACATATACCTGTTAGGGGCTGGAGGACCACCTGCAAGTGGAACTCTGAAATCAAACCTAAACAAAGCAACAACAGAAGATAATCAAATCATAAATCATATATAccacaaacaaaattaaacagaGTAAACaagcttaaaaaaaatcaagttatttcaaaatcaagtaTAATACAGGTACAAAACAATTTCAGCCACACTGTAAGATTCTGATCCCATCATTGTAAAGTTCAAGCAATCATGTAATTTACAAggctttgttttaaaatttcaaactgaaGATATTAACATCataaggccagcattttttatttttaggtttacagacaacaaaatgataaagttccgtaggaggaggaaataaaaaaaaaaaaaaaatctcttttgacctaaaatttttttacttttaagtttacgaaccacaaaattgtaaagttcagtaggagaaaaaaaaacttttatgacatcatctttattctaatattaatataatgaatgACAACTTCATGATAGTGGTGTGTAACTGCATCAAGTGTAGCATGTGAAAAGTATGTCATCTGTGTAACATATCTCTGAAATAGTACAATAGAATACCGGGTATTAGACATACAgctttgatattacatgtacatttagcaatgtcaggggtgtgcaattacaaaatttggccaCAAAGTTACTAGCCCAAGATTCAAAGTTACTAGTCAGACTATTGTTGGACATGtcaacatttcatttaaaaaagaaacctaaattttatgtacataaagTAATAAGTTAAAGTAATAATGTTTTCTCCTGTATGATActagtttttaattattaatacacaaaatatttattactttcatgttttctgcattaaaaaaatattcaacttcattgatctctcacattttatttacaaaattggtTTGGGTGTTTATATGTGAGAAAACTCAAACATAACATTGTGGATGTGAACAGActctataaaatcactgcaactatatgtgtgcatgtattttatccTGTTGAATTTCCATGTACAAAGTACaactatgcaattaattatgtaatggtaaattttaattgaaaataacggaaaatgcacaaacaataatatgattttttttaattcactaggcaggtcactttaaaatgtgttcatgagaatagttactgcagaaatttataatatctctaatacatctctctctctctctctctctctctctctctctctgtaaaataaattttaaaaaaagccaATGAATACATATGCCAATTCAACACAAAAAGAAAGGGAATCATTTTACAGTGATGTACTTGAAAACTGCTGCACAGGTAACTATCGAAGCCATGTTCAGTGAGGTGTGACTATCTTGTCTAGCCACTGGTCAACACTGTcggtaaaacttcaaagtatGAAACTTACAGCAGAGTGTTTGTAGAAGCTTCTCTGAAGAATGTAGCACGAGAAAAAGATGCGTAAGAAATTTTTAGGCTATCATGTCACAAAAAGAGCAGATTTTATGCCTCTGTGATAACAATGACGATACACTTTTCCTACTAGGAAAAATTTGCTGTCGGggagaaaaaaaagatctttttttgtaattttattttttttctaaaaactcagaaaaccgagcggcgggtttgtaaacctaaaaataaaaaaatgctggcctaatGAATAAGACGATCCACTTAATACCCAACTTTTTCACGCATCTATACAGAAATGAATATCAGCAGCAGTATCGGAACGTTTATTTCTGAATAGTTtagttaagaaaaatatatgagcAGAGAACcagaaatattaa
The nucleotide sequence above comes from Magallana gigas chromosome 2, xbMagGiga1.1, whole genome shotgun sequence. Encoded proteins:
- the LOC105340921 gene encoding uncharacterized protein isoform X1, which translates into the protein MVDRESLPPGWEARWNAEQKAYFYIDHNSRQTTWVDPRLNPQRTHYNNRYHGIQQPAQVVNRPVTDQSDVGLGSSVQLLQRAFPDTSQDVLKAVLTSCKNNHTRAKLTLVSMGFKEVASTKTPELSPYDNVDHGKDGKNSSLKNQDGQQQPVSPNPQRSSPGQQPPVSPKQQQSTESSPRQLQPWPSLFQNQNPKFCGHSSPHLSAKYQHKALPGQLNQNQAPHGRHNLQQALPNQHSMKADQCGSQPTPNHHQNEFPQNLQPMPRNHNQSESPKYITDQHISEVHVTMKSRGENVTMKSRGENQQDSSTANKLRDDQSKANSVTTTNHSISPLSRQKFSGLNPTTNAKVTTEQRTPSASPSNSKKQRDHVKSQEMSTEDKRKMKRRLLQEFPDQDPLVLELTLLSNNHDEVATRVLLKKWEENTLNNEEQGICADQLERTELYKSFKTFPPAAGSSNRQSHNALGQHGTDYSSNDPSLRSRKISMKTLLVTSQVGSSVGGWMSQLPGVTCCLRSFKSSTYRGLTTKVITHDTIHHSFHQTEPHGPNPALQKGPNKSLLRQDCVKASGPNVENRHGPNPHNRGDRILAMGPNRDLVHGPVRGGSAWPTVVNSL
- the LOC105340921 gene encoding uncharacterized protein isoform X2; the protein is MGFKEVASTKTPELSPYDNVDHGKDGKNSSLKNQDGQQQPVSPNPQRSSPGQQPPVSPKQQQSTESSPRQLQPWPSLFQNQNPKFCGHSSPHLSAKYQHKALPGQLNQNQAPHGRHNLQQALPNQHSMKADQCGSQPTPNHHQNEFPQNLQPMPRNHNQSESPKYITDQHISEVHVTMKSRGENVTMKSRGENQQDSSTANKLRDDQSKANSVTTTNHSISPLSRQKFSGLNPTTNAKVTTEQRTPSASPSNSKKQRDHVKSQEMSTEDKRKMKRRLLQEFPDQDPLVLELTLLSNNHDEVATRVLLKKWEENTLNNEEQGICADQLERTELYKSFKTFPPAAGSSNRQSHNALGQHGTDYSSNDPSLRSRKISMKTLLVTSQVGSSVGGWMSQLPGVTCCLRSFKSSTYRGLTTKVITHDTIHHSFHQTEPHGPNPALQKGPNKSLLRQDCVKASGPNVENRHGPNPHNRGDRILAMGPNRDLVHGPVRGGSAWPTVVNSL